In Dolichospermum flos-aquae CCAP 1403/13F, the following proteins share a genomic window:
- a CDS encoding DUF790 family protein — translation MLPTDLLIHRQNGEEIIPKRLKLDQKHLNLATELISFFQEAVGKTQGLLERQLADFEGDTTDYRMKRGLAYILKSGFCTFEVVSPLEPPMLRAKVFALAAKSVASRESTDIILNKIADDLSQELNQEVLPAQIKNGLYADLSENKILTAFDAPKPEEVLHRYNLSQVQGVFYKASQLVLNAHRNVPGEYKLLFRYLKLFQLMAYIEGDADHGFTISVDGPTSLFTPSTRYGLAIAKLIPALLHVTKWSLSATLKTRDSYTNEWKTGRFTLNSECGLVSHYPPGKPYDSMLEESFASKWDALKSGWILEREVDLIPIPGSVMIPDFRLVHPDGRVFILEIVGYWRPEYLQKKFAQVRKANCDNLILAISERLNLEKAGVKLDNVPARIIWFKEKLLPKSVLAVME, via the coding sequence ATGTTACCAACAGACCTACTGATACACCGCCAAAACGGCGAAGAAATTATCCCAAAAAGACTGAAACTTGATCAAAAACATTTGAATCTAGCAACTGAATTAATTAGCTTTTTTCAGGAAGCAGTCGGAAAAACTCAAGGATTATTAGAACGTCAGTTAGCAGACTTTGAAGGAGATACCACAGATTACCGCATGAAACGGGGTTTAGCTTATATTCTGAAAAGTGGTTTTTGTACATTTGAAGTAGTTAGTCCCCTCGAACCTCCCATGTTAAGAGCAAAAGTATTTGCATTAGCAGCAAAATCCGTTGCTAGTCGAGAATCAACTGATATTATTTTAAATAAAATTGCTGATGATTTAAGTCAAGAACTCAACCAAGAAGTTTTACCTGCTCAAATAAAAAATGGACTTTATGCTGATTTATCAGAAAATAAAATTTTAACTGCTTTTGATGCACCTAAACCAGAAGAAGTTTTACATCGTTATAATTTATCTCAAGTCCAAGGAGTTTTTTATAAAGCTAGTCAATTAGTATTAAATGCACATCGCAATGTTCCCGGAGAATATAAACTCTTATTTCGTTATTTAAAGCTATTTCAACTAATGGCTTATATTGAAGGTGATGCTGATCATGGTTTTACAATTAGTGTGGATGGTCCTACCAGTTTATTTACTCCCAGCACCCGCTACGGTTTAGCCATAGCCAAACTAATTCCGGCTTTACTTCATGTCACCAAATGGAGTTTATCAGCAACCTTAAAAACCCGTGATTCTTATACAAACGAATGGAAAACCGGACGATTCACCCTCAATTCAGAATGTGGATTAGTATCCCATTATCCCCCAGGTAAACCCTATGATAGTATGTTAGAAGAATCCTTTGCGAGTAAATGGGATGCCTTAAAAAGTGGTTGGATCTTAGAACGAGAAGTAGATTTAATTCCCATTCCTGGTAGTGTGATGATTCCCGATTTTCGGCTAGTTCATCCAGACGGACGGGTGTTTATCTTAGAAATTGTCGGTTATTGGCGACCAGAATATTTACAAAAGAAATTTGCTCAAGTAAGAAAGGCAAATTGTGATAATTTGATCTTAGCAATTTCCGAAAGATTGAACCTAGAAAAAGCCGGAGTCAAACTAGATAACGTTCCCGCAAGGATAATTTGGTTTAAAGAAAAACTCTTACCAAAATCTGTATTAGCCGTCATGGAATAA
- a CDS encoding BrnT family toxin, with product MQVEWNPEKAKSNLQKHGVSFSDAEAVLFDPYALSFEDQSAQGEQRFIIMGMDHLWRLLVVVYTYRGDNIRLISARPATPKERREYETGI from the coding sequence ATGCAAGTTGAATGGAATCCTGAAAAAGCTAAAAGCAATTTACAAAAACACGGAGTCAGTTTTTCTGATGCTGAGGCCGTCTTGTTCGATCCTTATGCACTTTCTTTTGAAGATCAATCAGCACAAGGTGAACAACGATTTATTATTATGGGGATGGATCACCTTTGGCGGTTGCTAGTAGTAGTCTATACCTATCGAGGTGATAACATTCGCTTAATTTCTGCCCGTCCTGCTACTCCTAAGGAGAGACGTGAATATGAAACCGGAATATGA
- a CDS encoding BrnA antitoxin family protein: protein MKPEYDFDQAKRGAIIPQQGKTRITIYIDDDILEAFRQKGDAEGKGYQTMMNQALREYLDQAKPPLDEDTLRRVFQEELRAVTFVS, encoded by the coding sequence ATGAAACCGGAATATGATTTTGATCAGGCTAAACGGGGTGCGATTATCCCACAACAAGGTAAAACTCGTATTACCATCTATATTGATGATGATATTTTGGAAGCGTTTAGACAAAAAGGAGACGCTGAAGGGAAAGGTTATCAAACAATGATGAACCAAGCGTTACGAGAATATCTTGATCAAGCCAAACCCCCCTTAGATGAAGATACACTACGCCGAGTTTTTCAAGAAGAACTGCGGGCTGTAACTTTTGTTAGTTAA
- a CDS encoding DUF3352 domain-containing protein — MSEKKSSFLIPVIGTAVIIAGGIAAYMYLKGGGDSSSPLGSAKLVPATALMATYIDTNPESWHKLQQFGTPEAQKLLAKEFQSFNQQMLNDHKISYEADIKPWVGGVMIAVLPPDAKKVSENNFPTSEAPNYLLVVGIKDKIAALKFANKLKDQKNVKIQESDYKGQKIIESTGQGQPTYVTVLNNDHLLFTSNKQSVEKAIDTYKGEPSFASKEGANDILSKGVDVKNSLAQIYVPDYANMVQQLTAFNPQSKQLPPQTLAQIKQVKSLTAGVGIDDGGLRLKAIVNLDPQLNKFEYQTTPAKIVGQFPSETLALASGQGISKSWQTFVEQSKDYPELNQGIQQARTQLKVLQIDLDKDIFGWMNGEFGLGAIQSNQGLLANTGFGGALVLDTSDRKTAEATFTKLDNFAKQQRLNVAQRTIGGKNVTEWQIPQQGALVAHGWLNDNTAFLAIGGPVAEILADRKGASLDQSDTFKTVTGSLQKPNGGYFYLDMEKTKTIIERLSAQSQPLPADATAILDSLRGIGVTVNSPSKSLTQMEMLLSLKSAKGK; from the coding sequence ATGTCTGAAAAGAAATCATCATTTTTAATCCCTGTAATCGGTACTGCTGTAATTATAGCAGGAGGCATAGCAGCTTATATGTATCTAAAGGGTGGTGGTGATAGTTCTAGTCCTTTAGGTAGTGCTAAATTAGTACCTGCAACTGCTCTAATGGCAACTTATATTGACACTAATCCTGAATCCTGGCATAAGTTACAGCAGTTTGGTACACCGGAAGCGCAGAAATTACTGGCAAAAGAATTCCAGAGTTTCAACCAACAAATGTTGAATGATCATAAAATTTCTTACGAAGCAGATATCAAACCTTGGGTTGGTGGGGTGATGATTGCGGTACTACCACCAGATGCAAAAAAAGTATCCGAGAATAACTTTCCCACCTCCGAAGCCCCAAATTATTTGTTAGTGGTAGGGATTAAAGATAAAATAGCTGCTTTGAAATTTGCCAATAAGTTGAAAGACCAAAAAAACGTCAAAATTCAGGAATCGGACTACAAAGGTCAAAAAATTATCGAATCTACTGGTCAAGGTCAACCGACTTATGTAACAGTTTTGAATAATGACCATTTGCTGTTTACATCCAATAAACAATCTGTAGAAAAAGCGATTGATACCTATAAAGGTGAACCTTCTTTTGCTAGTAAAGAAGGGGCAAATGATATTCTTAGCAAAGGTGTGGATGTTAAAAACAGTTTAGCGCAAATTTATGTTCCTGATTATGCCAATATGGTACAACAATTAACTGCTTTCAATCCTCAATCTAAACAATTACCTCCACAAACCCTCGCGCAAATTAAGCAAGTCAAATCACTAACAGCAGGTGTGGGCATAGATGATGGCGGATTAAGATTAAAAGCAATTGTGAATTTAGATCCCCAACTGAATAAATTTGAATATCAAACTACTCCCGCCAAAATTGTGGGACAATTCCCCAGTGAAACTTTGGCTTTAGCTAGTGGACAAGGTATTAGTAAAAGTTGGCAAACTTTTGTGGAACAATCTAAAGATTATCCCGAATTAAATCAAGGAATTCAACAAGCGCGGACTCAACTAAAAGTCCTGCAAATTGATTTAGATAAAGATATTTTTGGCTGGATGAATGGAGAGTTTGGTTTAGGTGCAATTCAATCTAATCAAGGTTTATTAGCTAATACCGGTTTTGGAGGTGCGCTAGTATTAGATACGAGCGATCGCAAAACTGCTGAAGCCACTTTCACTAAACTCGATAATTTTGCCAAACAGCAACGGCTGAATGTCGCTCAAAGAACCATTGGCGGTAAAAATGTCACAGAATGGCAAATCCCCCAACAAGGCGCTCTAGTGGCACATGGTTGGCTCAATGATAATACAGCATTTCTGGCTATTGGTGGACCCGTTGCGGAAATACTGGCAGATCGCAAAGGTGCATCACTTGATCAAAGTGATACTTTTAAAACTGTTACAGGTTCTTTACAAAAACCCAATGGTGGTTATTTCTATTTAGATATGGAAAAAACCAAAACCATAATTGAGCGTTTATCCGCTCAAAGTCAACCTTTACCTGCGGACGCTACTGCTATTCTCGATTCTCTTCGTGGTATTGGTGTGACTGTTAATAGTCCTAGTAAATCTCTGACTCAAATGGAGATGTTGTTATCTCTTAAATCTGCTAAAGGGAAATAA
- a CDS encoding DEAD/DEAH box helicase: MARHPTLTFDRGTLILHPPPRSKTWIDYAIWDDRIEKFRIPAIRYRSLVEALQAEATDFIDQAKAFYPLELVASLEMTPYPHQNEALAAWKLAGRQGVVVLPTAAGKTYLAQMAMQATPRTTLIVVPTLDLMHQWYAHLVAAFPDGEVGLLGGGSRDRTAILVATYDSAAIHAESLGNKYALIIFDECHHLPTDFNRVIAEYAIAPYRLGLSATPERTDGKHADLDILIGKEVYRKCAEDLAGKALAAHEIVQIKVKLSQLEREKYNQLIQTRNDFLKQSKISLGSLQGWQMFVQMSARSQPGRRAMLSHRQAKEIALGTDGKIRVLVDLLATHYPERILIFTADNATVYRISQDLLIPAITHQTPVKERHEILTKFKSGEYNTLVASNVLNEGVDVPAASIAIILSGTGSTREYIQRLGRILRKGNIENKQAILYEVIAEDTSEEGTSARRRGENNSQEEKPQRANLQVVYSSEKKSDLKAAEQLEINYSTEKKDVTNRPTDTPPKRRRNYPKKTET, encoded by the coding sequence ATGGCTCGTCACCCGACTTTAACTTTTGATCGTGGCACGTTAATTTTACACCCACCACCACGCAGTAAAACTTGGATAGATTATGCAATTTGGGATGATAGAATTGAAAAATTCCGTATTCCGGCAATTAGATACCGTTCCTTAGTTGAAGCACTCCAAGCAGAAGCCACAGATTTTATTGATCAAGCCAAGGCTTTTTATCCCTTAGAGTTGGTTGCCAGTTTAGAAATGACTCCCTATCCTCACCAAAATGAGGCGTTAGCGGCTTGGAAACTCGCAGGACGACAGGGGGTAGTTGTGCTACCGACAGCAGCGGGTAAGACCTATCTAGCCCAAATGGCGATGCAAGCCACACCGCGCACGACATTAATTGTCGTCCCCACCTTGGATTTAATGCACCAGTGGTATGCTCACTTAGTAGCGGCTTTTCCTGACGGGGAAGTAGGTTTACTGGGGGGTGGTTCGCGGGATAGAACCGCAATTTTAGTTGCTACCTATGATAGTGCGGCTATTCACGCAGAAAGTTTGGGTAATAAATATGCCTTGATAATTTTTGATGAATGTCACCATTTGCCTACAGATTTTAACAGAGTTATTGCGGAATATGCGATCGCTCCCTATCGGTTAGGACTGTCCGCAACCCCAGAACGCACAGATGGTAAACACGCTGATTTAGATATCCTCATTGGTAAAGAAGTTTATCGCAAATGCGCTGAAGATTTAGCAGGAAAAGCTTTAGCTGCTCATGAAATTGTGCAAATTAAAGTTAAATTATCCCAATTAGAACGAGAAAAATATAATCAGTTAATTCAAACTCGCAATGATTTTTTAAAGCAATCAAAAATATCTTTAGGAAGTCTCCAAGGTTGGCAAATGTTTGTGCAAATGAGTGCGCGTTCTCAACCTGGACGTAGGGCAATGTTATCACATCGTCAAGCCAAAGAAATCGCTTTAGGCACAGATGGTAAAATCCGGGTACTTGTAGACTTATTAGCCACCCATTATCCCGAAAGAATTTTAATTTTTACCGCTGACAATGCCACAGTTTATCGCATTTCTCAAGACTTATTAATTCCCGCGATTACTCATCAAACACCAGTCAAAGAAAGACATGAAATCCTAACTAAATTTAAATCAGGTGAATATAATACTTTAGTTGCTTCTAATGTCTTAAATGAAGGTGTAGATGTCCCCGCAGCTAGTATTGCCATTATTTTATCAGGAACAGGTTCAACGAGGGAATATATTCAACGTTTAGGGAGGATTTTACGCAAAGGTAATATAGAAAATAAACAGGCAATTTTATATGAAGTCATAGCCGAAGATACCAGCGAAGAAGGAACTTCAGCCAGACGCAGAGGAGAAAATAATAGTCAGGAAGAAAAACCGCAAAGAGCAAATTTACAAGTTGTTTATAGTAGTGAAAAGAAAAGCGATTTAAAAGCAGCAGAACAGTTAGAAATTAATTATTCAACCGAAAAGAAAGATGTTACCAACAGACCTACTGATACACCGCCAAAACGGCGAAGAAATTATCCCAAAAAGACTGAAACTTGA
- a CDS encoding M1 family metallopeptidase, whose translation MLQFYFDTEKTGHKRFELPGAKPHYNPDRPGQVEHIFLDLSLDIPNQSCYGTCSIRLLPVRNGIDRLTLDAVNLKITAVQVNAVEQKFEYDGEKLGIYLSQPTEIGHRLLIAIAYAAEKPQRGIYFIQPNKHYPHKPTQVWTQGEDEDSRYWFPCFDYPGQLSTSEIRVRVPNPLVAISNGELIDTVEEAKYKTYHWSQQQVHPTYLMTLAVGDFAEIRDEWHGKAVTYYVEKGREADAQRSMGKTPQMIEFLSEKYGYPYAFSKYAQVCVDDFIFGGMENTSTTLLSDRCLLDERAILDNRNTESLVVHELAHQWFGDLVVIKHWSHAWIKEGMASYSEVMWTQREYGDQEAAYYRLKEAWSYLSEDSSRYRRPMVTHVYREAIELYDRHIYEKGSCVYHMIRAELGDELFWQAVQTFVQDNAHNTVETIDLLRAIEKATGRNLAFLFDKYVYRGGHPDFKVAYAWDGDANLAKVTVTQTQAKADSKDLFNLRIPIGFGYKENSQLTTFTVRVHEKEQSFYFPLTQKPDFISFDVGNNYLKTVKLEFPISELKAQLEFDPHPISRIYAAEALAKKGGLEATLALSSALKNEPFWGVRVEVAKELAEIQLDQAFDGLVAGLDDPSPFVRQAVISSLARIKTHDSYKAVKSVVQHGDASYYVEAAACRTIAAIAAAHLEDKPHEDKVIKLLKSVLEERAGWNEVVRSGAVAGLAEFKSSEAALSLLLEYTKAGIPQPLRLGAIRAVGKISTGQTPANIERILDRLAEIARETFFLTQVAVLTALGQMETPKAIGILQSLANQTADGRVRRYAEEEVSKVQKNIGTDKTLKQLREELDQIKQQNQELKSRLENLEAKSNSEATGNGERETDKRF comes from the coding sequence ATGTTGCAGTTTTATTTTGATACCGAAAAAACCGGACACAAACGTTTTGAATTACCAGGGGCAAAACCACACTATAACCCTGACCGACCTGGACAGGTAGAACATATTTTTCTGGATCTGAGTTTGGATATCCCTAACCAAAGTTGCTACGGAACTTGTAGTATTCGCCTATTACCAGTGCGGAATGGGATTGATAGATTGACTTTGGATGCGGTAAATCTGAAGATCACCGCTGTACAAGTAAACGCAGTTGAGCAAAAATTTGAATATGATGGCGAAAAACTTGGTATTTACCTGTCACAACCCACTGAAATTGGTCATCGCTTGTTAATTGCGATCGCCTACGCCGCCGAAAAACCCCAACGGGGCATTTACTTTATTCAACCAAACAAACACTACCCCCACAAACCGACCCAAGTCTGGACACAAGGAGAAGACGAAGATTCTCGCTACTGGTTTCCCTGTTTCGACTACCCTGGACAATTATCAACTTCAGAAATTCGCGTTCGTGTTCCCAATCCCTTAGTAGCTATCTCCAACGGTGAACTAATTGACACCGTAGAGGAGGCAAAATACAAAACCTACCATTGGTCACAACAACAAGTTCATCCTACCTACTTGATGACCTTAGCCGTTGGTGATTTTGCGGAAATTCGGGACGAGTGGCATGGTAAAGCTGTTACCTACTACGTCGAAAAGGGACGAGAAGCAGATGCTCAACGTAGCATGGGCAAAACTCCCCAAATGATTGAATTTCTCAGTGAAAAGTATGGTTATCCTTACGCTTTCTCCAAATATGCTCAAGTTTGCGTAGACGACTTTATTTTTGGAGGCATGGAAAATACTTCCACAACTCTATTAAGTGACCGATGTTTACTAGACGAACGAGCAATATTAGATAATCGTAATACCGAAAGTTTAGTTGTCCACGAACTTGCACACCAATGGTTTGGGGATTTGGTGGTAATTAAACATTGGTCCCATGCTTGGATTAAGGAAGGTATGGCTTCCTATTCAGAGGTAATGTGGACCCAACGGGAATATGGCGACCAAGAAGCCGCATATTATCGGTTAAAGGAAGCGTGGAGTTATTTAAGTGAAGATAGCAGTCGCTACCGCAGACCCATGGTAACTCATGTTTACCGCGAAGCAATTGAACTTTATGACCGCCACATTTATGAAAAAGGATCTTGTGTTTATCACATGATTCGGGCAGAATTGGGCGATGAATTATTTTGGCAAGCAGTCCAAACATTTGTTCAAGACAACGCCCACAACACTGTCGAAACTATAGACTTATTAAGAGCAATTGAAAAAGCCACAGGACGAAATTTGGCTTTCCTGTTTGATAAATATGTCTATCGTGGTGGTCATCCTGATTTTAAAGTAGCTTATGCCTGGGATGGTGACGCAAATTTAGCGAAGGTGACAGTCACCCAAACCCAAGCCAAAGCCGATAGTAAGGATTTATTTAATCTCAGGATTCCCATTGGTTTTGGATATAAAGAAAATTCCCAACTCACAACTTTTACAGTTCGGGTACATGAAAAAGAACAAAGTTTTTACTTTCCACTAACACAAAAGCCTGATTTTATTAGCTTTGATGTGGGCAATAATTACTTAAAAACAGTCAAGTTAGAATTTCCAATTTCCGAATTAAAAGCCCAATTAGAATTTGATCCTCATCCCATTTCTCGCATTTATGCTGCGGAAGCTTTAGCGAAAAAAGGCGGATTAGAAGCGACTTTAGCCCTATCCTCAGCTTTGAAAAATGAGCCTTTTTGGGGTGTGCGGGTCGAAGTTGCTAAGGAATTGGCAGAAATTCAATTAGATCAAGCTTTTGATGGTTTAGTAGCTGGATTAGATGATCCTAGTCCCTTTGTGCGGCAGGCTGTGATTAGTTCTTTAGCGCGAATTAAAACTCATGATAGCTATAAAGCTGTAAAGAGTGTTGTCCAACATGGGGATGCCAGCTACTATGTAGAAGCTGCGGCTTGTCGGACTATTGCGGCTATAGCAGCGGCACATTTGGAAGATAAACCCCATGAAGACAAGGTAATCAAGTTACTCAAATCTGTTTTAGAAGAACGGGCTGGTTGGAATGAAGTTGTCCGCAGTGGGGCTGTGGCTGGTTTAGCTGAATTCAAATCCTCAGAAGCAGCTTTAAGTTTATTACTGGAATACACGAAAGCTGGGATACCGCAACCATTACGTCTTGGTGCAATTCGCGCTGTTGGCAAAATTTCCACTGGTCAAACTCCCGCTAATATCGAACGAATTTTAGACCGATTAGCGGAAATTGCTAGAGAGACTTTCTTTTTAACTCAGGTAGCGGTTTTAACAGCCTTGGGACAAATGGAAACTCCCAAAGCCATTGGTATTTTGCAATCTTTAGCCAATCAAACCGCAGATGGCCGTGTTCGTCGCTATGCTGAAGAGGAAGTGAGTAAAGTGCAAAAGAATATTGGCACAGACAAAACCCTGAAGCAATTACGTGAGGAACTTGATCAAATTAAACAGCAAAATCAGGAATTGAAAAGCCGACTGGAAAATTTGGAAGCGAAATCAAATTCAGAGGCAACGGGGAACGGGGAACGGGAAACAGATAAGAGGTTTTGA